The proteins below are encoded in one region of Pacificitalea manganoxidans:
- a CDS encoding ABCB family ABC transporter ATP-binding protein/permease, producing the protein MPPSQPADPERVAERRSNARTIRKVAPYLWPDGEAWVKRRVVLAMIALVVAKLVAIATPFFYKAAVDSLADDGGDSAAWLLAYGAVGLTVAYGMARVMNVALQQARDGIFARVGQRALRTIALETFRHIHALSLRYHLTRRTGGLSRIMERGVKGVEFLLRFLLFSIGPLVLELALVSIVLAVVFDIWYLVVLLVTIAIYVWFTFAVTEMRVRIRREMNAQDTDANQKAIDSLLNYETVKYFDAETWEARRYDRAMAGYETAAIKTAVSLSVLNAGQSLIITCGLVGVMVMAAMGVQDGSLTVGDFVMVNAYMIQITMPLNFLGSVYREIRQALVDMGEMFDLLEQPADVQDKPGAPDLRVTGGEVRFRDVKFGYDASRPILKGVDITAAPGAKLAIVGPSGAGKSTIGRLLFRFYDVTGGALEIDGQDLRDVTQDSLHKAIGVVPQDTVLFNDSIGYNIAYGRPDASQEEVESAARAARIHDFIMALPEGYDTAVGERGLKLSGGEKQRVGIARTLLKDPPILLLDEATSALDTETERDILESLRAMGEGRTVLTIAHRLSTIADSDLIVVLEAGEVVETGTHDDLLAQNGRYASMWARQSAERADAEDAA; encoded by the coding sequence ATGCCTCCCAGCCAACCCGCCGATCCCGAACGGGTCGCCGAACGCCGTAGCAACGCCCGCACCATCCGCAAGGTCGCGCCCTATCTGTGGCCCGATGGCGAGGCGTGGGTCAAACGGCGTGTCGTGCTGGCGATGATCGCGCTGGTGGTGGCCAAGCTCGTCGCCATCGCCACGCCGTTTTTCTACAAGGCCGCGGTCGACTCGCTGGCCGATGATGGCGGCGACAGCGCCGCGTGGCTGCTGGCCTATGGCGCGGTCGGGCTGACCGTGGCCTACGGCATGGCGCGGGTGATGAACGTGGCGCTGCAACAGGCCCGCGACGGGATCTTTGCCCGCGTCGGGCAGCGGGCGCTGCGCACCATTGCGCTCGAAACCTTTCGCCATATCCACGCGCTGTCGCTGCGCTATCACCTGACCCGGCGCACCGGCGGGCTCAGCCGGATCATGGAGCGCGGCGTGAAGGGCGTGGAATTCCTGCTGCGCTTCTTGCTGTTCTCCATCGGGCCGCTGGTGCTGGAACTGGCGCTGGTCTCCATCGTGCTCGCCGTGGTGTTCGACATCTGGTATCTGGTGGTCCTGCTTGTCACCATCGCGATCTATGTCTGGTTCACCTTTGCCGTGACGGAAATGCGTGTGCGGATCCGGCGCGAGATGAACGCGCAGGATACCGACGCCAATCAAAAGGCTATCGACAGCCTGCTGAACTACGAGACGGTGAAATATTTCGACGCCGAAACATGGGAGGCCCGCCGCTACGACCGGGCGATGGCGGGCTATGAAACCGCGGCGATCAAGACTGCCGTGTCCCTGTCGGTGCTCAATGCGGGGCAAAGCCTGATCATCACCTGCGGGCTCGTGGGCGTCATGGTCATGGCGGCGATGGGCGTGCAGGATGGCAGCCTGACGGTCGGTGATTTCGTCATGGTCAACGCCTACATGATCCAGATCACCATGCCGCTGAATTTCCTCGGTTCGGTCTATCGCGAAATCCGTCAGGCGCTGGTCGATATGGGCGAGATGTTCGATCTGCTGGAACAGCCCGCCGATGTGCAGGACAAGCCGGGCGCGCCCGATCTGCGCGTCACCGGCGGCGAAGTGCGGTTCCGCGATGTGAAATTCGGCTATGATGCGTCGCGCCCGATCCTGAAGGGCGTTGATATCACCGCCGCGCCGGGCGCGAAGCTGGCCATCGTCGGGCCTTCGGGCGCGGGCAAATCCACCATCGGGCGGCTGCTGTTCCGGTTCTACGACGTGACCGGCGGCGCGCTGGAAATCGACGGGCAGGATCTGCGCGACGTGACCCAGGACAGCCTGCACAAGGCCATCGGCGTGGTGCCGCAGGACACGGTGCTGTTCAACGATTCCATCGGCTACAACATCGCCTATGGCCGCCCCGATGCCAGTCAGGAAGAGGTCGAGTCCGCCGCTCGCGCCGCCCGCATCCATGACTTCATCATGGCGCTTCCCGAAGGCTACGACACCGCCGTGGGCGAGCGCGGGCTAAAGCTCTCCGGCGGCGAAAAGCAGCGCGTCGGCATCGCCCGCACTCTGCTGAAGGACCCGCCGATCCTGCTGCTCGATGAGGCGACCTCGGCGCTCGATACCGAAACCGAACGCGACATCCTCGAAAGCCTCCGCGCCATGGGCGAGGGCCGCACCGTTCTGACCATCGCGCACCGGCTGTCGACCATCGCCGACAGCGATCTGATCGTGGTCCTGGAGGCGGGCGAGGTCGTGGAAACCGGCACCCATGACGACCTGCTCGCCCAGAACGGCCGCTATGCCAGCATGTGGGCCCGCCAAAGCGCCGAACGCGCCGACGCCGAAGACGCCGCCTAG
- a CDS encoding efflux RND transporter permease subunit gives MTGLVDWAAARARMVLAFIVLSLAAGGFAYVNLPKEGEPDIEIPAVFISVPFPGISAEDAEKLLIRPMETEMADLDGLDKMTGVATEGYANLVMEFEFGWDKSATLADVRAAMNTAETAFPEGADNYTIGEINFSEFPILIVTLSGNLPERTLLQVANDLQDRLEKLDPVLEAALAGHRDEMVEITIDPLKLESYNVTAGELINVVVNNNQLIAAGEITTEAGAFSVKIPASFDKTQDIYSLPVKRNGDRQVTLGDLAEIHLTFEDRAGTARFNGERTVALQVSKRKGFNVIDTAALVRETVAQAQQTWPEELRQSVIVTASNDQSFTVNSMVQQLEGSVLTAIALVMIVILAALGPRPALLVGFAIPTSFLLCFVLLGVMGITISNIVMFGLILAVGMLVDGAIVVVEYADKRISEGSGPMHAYVEAAKRMFWPVISSTATTLCAFLPMLFWPGVPGEFMGMLPVTLIFVLCASLIVALIYLPVMGGVSGRMSRSFERTAQALRRGLPWVIRAALVPAFAYLTFLGAMQLLNPGYVFDGVSPLPELVQWVPGAAAFLLGALGTSISLGAARIERRRRRVRAGHRRSAFGWLITAIAGNPVMPLVTIGAVIAFIVAVFGYYGQHNNGVEFFAPSEPEQAIVYVRARGNLSLPEKDALVAEVEQVILATKGVESAFAFAGEGGLNSNTGGAQSPLDTIGQVQLELVRWEDRPRHATDGWWVLDGEEVDAEYDGDYVLAELQRRIAEIPGIQAEVLNLSMGPASAKPVHLRLTGDRLDTLEEAVGIVRARFDATPGLQDVDDTRPLPGIDWQIDVDVEKAGRYGADVATVGAMVQLVTRGILLDTMRVPSSDEEIDIRVRLPEEDRVLSTLDSLKVRTTEGLVPLSNFITRQPVAKLGRIERIDGARYMDIKAGVSATPVALTLADGETVTQVPNPNERIARLTEWLEQDQPLPPGVEWEWTGDQEDQAESGQFLMRAFAAALGLMFIILLAQFNSFYNAVLVLLAVVLSTAGVLIGMLVMGQSFSIIMTGTGIVALAGIVVNNNIVLIDTYQEYSSYMPRIEAVIRTAEDRLRPVLLTTITTMAGLAPMMFGLSLDFFGGGYSIDSPTALWWKQLATAVVFGLGIATVLTLVFTPSMLALRIWLGVGAYKTLRGLRALSLGRGSKAARDVALTRAARRIRHPEILWDDTAEHSARATDAGAGVSADAGAAASADEDAPADPHPASPPLRAAE, from the coding sequence GTGACCGGGCTTGTCGATTGGGCCGCCGCCCGCGCGCGGATGGTCCTAGCCTTCATCGTGCTGTCGCTGGCCGCAGGGGGTTTCGCCTATGTGAACCTGCCCAAGGAAGGCGAGCCGGATATCGAAATTCCGGCGGTGTTCATCTCCGTCCCCTTTCCCGGCATCTCCGCCGAAGACGCGGAGAAGCTGCTGATACGCCCGATGGAAACCGAGATGGCCGATCTCGACGGGCTGGACAAAATGACCGGCGTCGCGACCGAAGGCTACGCCAATCTGGTGATGGAATTCGAATTCGGCTGGGATAAATCCGCGACGCTGGCCGATGTGCGCGCTGCGATGAACACCGCCGAGACCGCGTTTCCCGAAGGCGCCGACAATTACACCATCGGGGAAATCAACTTCTCCGAATTTCCGATCCTGATCGTCACCCTGTCGGGCAACCTGCCCGAACGCACGCTGTTGCAGGTGGCCAATGATCTGCAAGACCGGCTGGAGAAGCTCGACCCGGTGCTGGAGGCCGCGCTGGCGGGCCACCGCGACGAGATGGTCGAAATCACCATCGATCCACTGAAACTTGAATCCTACAACGTCACGGCGGGCGAGTTGATCAATGTCGTGGTCAACAACAATCAGCTGATCGCGGCGGGCGAGATCACGACGGAGGCGGGCGCGTTTTCGGTCAAGATTCCCGCCAGCTTCGACAAAACGCAGGACATCTACAGCCTGCCCGTCAAACGCAACGGCGACCGGCAGGTCACGCTGGGCGATCTGGCGGAAATTCACCTGACCTTCGAGGATCGCGCGGGCACGGCCCGGTTCAACGGCGAACGCACGGTCGCGTTGCAGGTGTCCAAGCGCAAAGGCTTCAACGTCATCGACACCGCCGCGCTGGTCCGCGAAACCGTGGCACAGGCCCAGCAGACATGGCCCGAGGAACTGCGCCAATCGGTGATCGTCACCGCCTCCAACGACCAAAGCTTTACCGTCAATTCGATGGTGCAGCAGCTGGAAGGCTCGGTGCTGACGGCGATTGCGCTGGTGATGATCGTGATCCTCGCCGCGCTGGGGCCGCGGCCCGCACTGCTGGTGGGGTTTGCGATCCCGACCTCGTTCCTTCTGTGTTTCGTGCTGCTCGGCGTGATGGGAATTACCATTTCCAACATCGTGATGTTCGGGCTGATCCTTGCCGTGGGGATGCTGGTCGATGGCGCGATCGTGGTCGTCGAATATGCCGATAAGCGCATCTCCGAAGGCTCCGGGCCGATGCATGCCTATGTCGAAGCCGCCAAGCGCATGTTCTGGCCGGTGATCTCCTCCACCGCGACGACGCTTTGCGCTTTTCTGCCGATGCTGTTCTGGCCCGGCGTGCCCGGCGAATTCATGGGCATGTTGCCGGTGACGCTGATCTTCGTGCTGTGTGCGTCGCTGATCGTCGCGCTGATCTACCTGCCGGTGATGGGCGGCGTGTCGGGGCGGATGTCGCGCAGCTTCGAGCGCACGGCACAGGCGCTGCGCCGGGGTCTGCCGTGGGTGATCCGCGCGGCCTTGGTGCCCGCCTTTGCCTATCTGACCTTTCTGGGCGCGATGCAGTTGCTCAACCCCGGCTATGTGTTTGACGGCGTGTCGCCGCTGCCGGAACTTGTGCAATGGGTGCCCGGCGCAGCGGCGTTCCTGCTGGGCGCGCTTGGCACCTCGATCAGCCTTGGCGCGGCGCGGATCGAACGCCGCCGCCGCCGGGTTCGGGCGGGCCATCGGCGCAGCGCGTTCGGCTGGCTCATCACCGCCATCGCGGGCAATCCAGTGATGCCGCTGGTGACCATCGGCGCGGTCATCGCCTTTATCGTCGCGGTGTTCGGCTATTACGGCCAGCACAATAACGGCGTCGAATTCTTTGCGCCCTCCGAGCCGGAGCAGGCCATTGTCTATGTCCGCGCGCGCGGCAACCTATCCCTGCCCGAAAAAGACGCGCTGGTCGCCGAGGTCGAGCAGGTGATCCTTGCCACCAAGGGCGTCGAAAGCGCCTTTGCCTTTGCGGGCGAAGGCGGGCTCAATTCCAACACCGGCGGCGCACAAAGCCCGCTCGACACGATCGGTCAGGTGCAGCTGGAACTGGTCCGCTGGGAAGACCGCCCGCGCCACGCCACCGACGGCTGGTGGGTGCTGGATGGCGAGGAGGTCGACGCCGAATATGACGGCGATTATGTGCTGGCCGAATTGCAGCGCCGCATCGCGGAGATCCCCGGCATTCAGGCCGAAGTGCTGAACCTGTCGATGGGCCCGGCCTCGGCCAAGCCGGTGCATCTGCGGCTGACCGGCGACCGGCTCGACACGCTGGAGGAGGCCGTGGGCATCGTGCGCGCGCGCTTCGACGCGACGCCGGGATTGCAGGATGTCGATGACACCCGCCCCCTGCCCGGCATCGATTGGCAGATCGACGTCGATGTGGAGAAGGCCGGACGCTACGGTGCCGATGTGGCCACCGTCGGCGCGATGGTGCAGCTGGTGACGCGGGGCATTTTGCTGGACACCATGCGGGTGCCGTCGTCGGACGAGGAAATCGACATCCGCGTGCGCCTGCCCGAAGAAGATCGGGTTCTGTCCACGCTCGATAGTCTGAAGGTCCGCACCACCGAAGGTCTGGTGCCGCTGTCGAATTTCATCACCCGCCAGCCTGTCGCCAAGCTGGGCCGGATCGAGCGCATCGACGGCGCACGCTACATGGACATCAAGGCAGGCGTCAGCGCCACGCCCGTCGCCCTGACGCTGGCGGATGGCGAAACGGTCACGCAGGTGCCCAACCCCAACGAACGGATCGCCCGCCTGACCGAATGGCTGGAGCAGGATCAGCCGCTGCCGCCGGGCGTCGAATGGGAATGGACCGGCGATCAGGAGGATCAGGCCGAAAGCGGTCAGTTCCTGATGCGCGCCTTTGCCGCCGCGCTGGGGCTGATGTTCATCATCCTGCTGGCGCAGTTCAACAGCTTCTACAACGCGGTGCTGGTGCTCCTGGCGGTGGTGCTCTCCACCGCGGGCGTGCTGATCGGGATGCTGGTCATGGGGCAGTCGTTTTCGATCATCATGACCGGCACCGGCATCGTCGCGCTGGCCGGGATCGTGGTGAACAACAACATCGTGCTGATCGACACCTATCAGGAATATTCCTCCTACATGCCCCGGATCGAAGCGGTGATCCGCACCGCCGAGGATCGCCTGCGTCCCGTGCTGCTGACCACCATCACGACCATGGCGGGTCTGGCGCCGATGATGTTCGGGCTGAGCCTCGATTTCTTTGGCGGCGGCTATTCGATCGACAGCCCCACCGCGCTGTGGTGGAAGCAGCTGGCCACGGCGGTGGTGTTCGGTCTGGGCATCGCGACGGTGCTGACGCTGGTCTTCACGCCGTCGATGCTGGCGCTGCGCATCTGGCTGGGCGTGGGCGCGTATAAGACGCTGCGCGGCTTGCGTGCACTGTCTTTGGGCCGGGGCAGCAAGGCCGCCCGCGACGTGGCGCTCACCCGCGCCGCCCGCCGCATCCGCCACCCCGAAATCCTGTGGGACGACACGGCGGAGCACAGTGCGCGCGCCACCGACGCTGGTGCCGGCGTTAGTGCGGACGCTGGTGCCGCTGCCAGTGCGGACGAAGACGCCCCCGCCGATCCGCACCCCGCATCCCCCCCGCTGCGCGCCGCCGAGTAA